From the Desulfovibrio sp. JY genome, one window contains:
- a CDS encoding 4Fe-4S ferredoxin, translated as MERQVMETDIVCVGFGPAMGGFLTTLARGIVNEDGSPVMESELMPGMPPQVICYERADDLGVGVSGVVSKARGIRASFPDMKPSDVPMCAPITDEKVVYLLDPVGASRRPLLMRAKDKVIKALGKRLPGYADMAVELPYIPPFLQKHGGMTFSIGQFNQWVGGNVMATGAAQIWPSSPVAEPLVENRQVVGVRLADQGVDKAGKPEVAYMPGMDVRAKLTVVGDGPVGPVGRALDNLHGLPAGHHQRDYAVGMKMVIDLPGHCPWKEGTVIHTIGFPEPEIFGFLYVLPGRVAAMGIFVPSWFDNPVRTAYRYLQHWMQHPYIWKNIKGGELRSWGAKTLQEAGKSGEPYLVGNGYARIGEGSGTTNVLTGSGVDEAWTSGVLLGEAVVHLLEQGLPFTAENLEKTYVARRRASWLEDEAKIAARSREGFAAGFLPGLIGMGLCGLTKGALCWPAASKPTWKRIPSIAQYYRGRISCEEIETIRREATAKGRSLHDALMDRAGWPAIEYDGKLLVSHQDALLLGGKVQAAPGYADHVTFENPDVCRSCCEKTCIEACSGQAITTNPDDGVPLFDREKCVHCGACLWNCSKPSLADPERTNVVFKAAAGGLHSAEN; from the coding sequence CGGCAGGTCATGGAGACGGACATCGTCTGTGTTGGGTTTGGCCCGGCCATGGGTGGATTTTTGACCACGCTGGCCCGGGGCATCGTCAACGAGGACGGCTCGCCGGTCATGGAGAGCGAGCTTATGCCCGGCATGCCGCCCCAGGTCATCTGTTACGAGCGGGCCGACGACCTGGGCGTGGGCGTTTCCGGCGTGGTGTCCAAGGCGCGCGGCATCCGGGCCAGCTTCCCGGACATGAAGCCCTCCGATGTGCCCATGTGCGCGCCGATCACCGACGAGAAGGTCGTCTATTTGCTCGACCCCGTGGGCGCCAGCCGCCGGCCGCTGCTCATGCGGGCCAAGGACAAGGTGATAAAGGCCCTGGGCAAACGGCTGCCCGGCTATGCCGACATGGCCGTGGAGCTGCCCTACATCCCGCCCTTCCTGCAAAAGCACGGCGGCATGACCTTTTCCATCGGCCAGTTCAACCAGTGGGTGGGCGGCAATGTCATGGCCACCGGCGCGGCCCAGATCTGGCCGTCCTCGCCCGTGGCCGAACCGCTGGTCGAAAACAGGCAGGTGGTCGGCGTGCGCCTGGCCGACCAGGGCGTGGACAAGGCCGGCAAGCCCGAGGTCGCCTACATGCCCGGCATGGACGTGCGGGCCAAGCTCACCGTCGTCGGCGACGGCCCCGTCGGGCCGGTCGGACGCGCCCTCGACAATCTTCACGGGCTTCCCGCCGGACACCACCAGCGCGACTACGCCGTGGGCATGAAGATGGTCATCGATCTGCCCGGCCACTGTCCCTGGAAGGAAGGCACGGTCATCCACACCATCGGCTTCCCCGAGCCCGAGATTTTCGGCTTCCTCTACGTGCTGCCCGGCCGCGTCGCCGCCATGGGCATCTTCGTGCCGTCCTGGTTCGACAATCCGGTGCGCACGGCCTACCGCTACCTCCAGCACTGGATGCAGCACCCCTACATCTGGAAGAACATCAAGGGCGGCGAACTACGCTCCTGGGGGGCCAAGACCCTGCAGGAAGCCGGCAAATCAGGCGAACCCTACCTCGTCGGCAACGGCTACGCCCGCATCGGCGAGGGCTCCGGCACCACCAACGTCCTGACCGGCTCCGGCGTGGACGAGGCCTGGACCTCGGGCGTGCTTCTGGGCGAGGCCGTGGTGCACCTGCTGGAGCAGGGGCTGCCCTTTACCGCCGAGAACCTGGAAAAGACCTACGTGGCCAGGCGTCGGGCCTCCTGGCTCGAAGACGAGGCCAAAATCGCCGCGCGCTCCCGTGAAGGTTTCGCCGCCGGATTTCTGCCCGGGCTCATCGGCATGGGCCTTTGCGGCCTGACCAAGGGCGCGCTGTGCTGGCCGGCCGCCTCCAAGCCCACCTGGAAGCGTATTCCGAGCATCGCGCAATACTACCGGGGCCGCATCTCCTGCGAGGAGATCGAAACGATTCGTCGCGAAGCCACGGCCAAGGGCCGGTCCCTGCACGACGCGCTCATGGACCGCGCCGGCTGGCCGGCCATCGAATACGACGGCAAACTGCTCGTCTCGCACCAGGATGCGCTGCTTTTAGGCGGCAAGGTCCAGGCCGCGCCCGGCTACGCCGACCACGTGACGTTCGAAAACCCGGACGTCTGCCGTTCCTGCTGCGAAAAGACCTGCATCGAGGCCTGTTCCGGACAGGCCATCACCACCAACCCGGACGACGGCGTGCCGCTGTTCGATAGGGAAAAATGCGTGCACTGCGGGGCCTGCCTGTGGAACTGCTCCAAGCCGTCCCTGGCCGATCCCGAACGCACCAACGTGGTGTTCAAGGCAGCCGCCGGCGGTTTGCACTCGGCTGAGAATTAG
- a CDS encoding LysR family transcriptional regulator yields MEYYHLRTFVAVAEEEHLTRAAERLNASLPAVSAHVRGLEEELGVPLFTRTPKGMRLTGEGQALLTEARRALAGLDAVRARAGSLRREVTGVTRIGLNNEAGRMRVPEMLAVLSRRHPGVEVHLTDSSSANILDNVRQGKLDLGFIYDNIIEQGRDVVSVPLENVEMAVVGPTSWADRVCLADWETLAGLPWVWFSQRCPFQYLLESSFSCRDLPLQKVMVGDSDATLRTMVAAGIGLTLLRRDDALEAEAAGEVCLWQREEGLTLGLSLIYRREKAEDRVVAAVVAAVSEVWGLPGHRR; encoded by the coding sequence GTGGAATACTACCATCTACGGACCTTCGTGGCCGTGGCCGAGGAAGAGCACCTGACCCGGGCGGCCGAGCGGCTCAATGCCAGCCTGCCCGCGGTGAGCGCCCATGTGCGCGGCCTCGAGGAGGAACTCGGGGTGCCGCTTTTCACGCGTACGCCAAAGGGCATGCGCCTGACGGGCGAGGGACAGGCGCTTTTGACCGAGGCCAGACGGGCCCTCGCTGGTCTGGACGCCGTTCGGGCCAGGGCCGGCAGCCTGCGCCGGGAAGTCACGGGCGTGACCCGCATCGGCCTCAACAATGAGGCCGGGCGTATGCGCGTGCCCGAAATGCTGGCTGTTCTTTCCCGCCGCCATCCCGGCGTGGAAGTGCACCTGACCGATTCCAGTTCGGCGAACATTCTCGATAACGTGCGTCAGGGAAAGCTTGATCTGGGCTTTATCTATGACAATATCATCGAGCAGGGGCGCGATGTCGTGTCCGTGCCTTTGGAGAACGTGGAAATGGCCGTTGTCGGCCCCACCTCCTGGGCGGATCGTGTTTGCCTGGCGGACTGGGAAACGTTGGCCGGGCTGCCCTGGGTCTGGTTTTCCCAGCGCTGTCCGTTCCAATATTTGCTGGAGTCGTCTTTTTCCTGCCGTGATCTGCCGCTGCAAAAGGTCATGGTGGGGGACAGCGACGCCACATTGCGGACCATGGTCGCGGCCGGCATCGGACTGACGCTGCTGCGCCGCGACGATGCCCTGGAGGCCGAAGCGGCCGGGGAAGTGTGCCTGTGGCAGCGTGAAGAAGGGCTGACCCTGGGCTTGTCCCTGATTTATCGGCGGGAGAAGGCCGAGGATCGGGTGGTCGCGGCGGTGGTCGCGGCGGTGTCGGAAGTCTGGGGTTTGCCCGGACACCGACGGTAA
- a CDS encoding helix-turn-helix transcriptional regulator, whose protein sequence is MEDQETDGDLPREVAWLCREGDSPIRAWREHLGVTPEELARRLDISPAAVAQFEARSARPRAATLKKIGAVLGISWELLRRDR, encoded by the coding sequence ATGGAAGATCAAGAAACGGACGGGGATTTGCCGCGCGAAGTGGCCTGGCTTTGCCGCGAAGGCGATTCGCCCATCCGGGCCTGGCGGGAGCATCTGGGCGTCACGCCGGAAGAGCTGGCCCGGCGCCTGGACATCTCGCCGGCCGCCGTGGCCCAGTTCGAAGCCCGTTCGGCCCGGCCCCGGGCGGCGACGCTCAAAAAAATCGGCGCGGTCCTCGGCATCTCCTGGGAGCTCTTGCGCCGGGATCGGTAA
- a CDS encoding electron transfer flavoprotein subunit beta, with product MFHIVVCGGIVPDPLQTLEPVKGPTGWGLKNELMLPSILDPWAACALYEAAQLAKTAAGSKVWLVSLGPKAKLQQVMMTVAQKAPFELVVADGPAGGFLDSCEVAGALAAAIEGIAGLDKSKLLLFGGWMSASRGSGSTLQILGEKLGIVDQFQGVDKLTVGADGALEIMERVEGGAYQVSTCAGAPAVLGWATGELPEPPNNPQVGMANMRLVMPALQKAKPAAMDAAAIDYQSVAVPAQKRDTRVVKDTPVEDIAKEIIAWIES from the coding sequence ATGTTCCATATCGTGGTATGCGGCGGGATCGTGCCTGATCCGTTGCAGACGCTGGAGCCGGTCAAGGGTCCGACCGGCTGGGGACTGAAAAACGAATTGATGTTGCCGTCCATTCTTGATCCCTGGGCTGCCTGCGCCTTGTATGAGGCTGCCCAGCTGGCCAAGACGGCGGCCGGCAGCAAGGTCTGGCTGGTGTCGCTTGGTCCCAAGGCCAAGTTGCAGCAGGTGATGATGACCGTGGCCCAGAAAGCGCCGTTCGAGCTGGTGGTAGCCGACGGTCCGGCCGGCGGCTTCCTTGATTCCTGCGAGGTGGCGGGTGCCCTGGCGGCGGCCATCGAGGGCATTGCCGGGCTGGACAAGTCCAAGCTGCTCCTTTTCGGCGGCTGGATGTCGGCTTCGCGCGGCTCCGGCTCGACGCTCCAGATTCTGGGCGAAAAGCTCGGCATCGTGGACCAGTTCCAGGGTGTGGACAAGCTGACGGTCGGCGCGGACGGCGCGCTCGAGATCATGGAGCGCGTCGAGGGCGGGGCCTATCAGGTTTCGACCTGTGCCGGCGCGCCGGCGGTGCTGGGCTGGGCCACGGGCGAGCTGCCCGAGCCGCCCAACAACCCGCAGGTGGGCATGGCCAACATGCGCCTTGTCATGCCGGCCCTGCAAAAGGCCAAGCCGGCCGCTATGGACGCCGCCGCCATCGACTACCAGTCGGTCGCCGTCCCGGCCCAGAAGCGCGACACCCGCGTGGTCAAGGACACGCCGGTCGAGGACATCGCCAAGGAAATCATCGCCTGGATCGAGAGCTAA
- a CDS encoding electron transfer flavoprotein subunit alpha has product MDTILFLAHTEADGSLSTASLEALTAARTLAEGLGAPYAVGLFGADVAAAANTVAGCGATAIYGVSGEAFGVSRYATDVAAMEALAKAAAATILVATDDSRASRAVPGLAARLSGRIDAHVTGLAVKDGKPVATRGYYRQRMQAELTRAVRPWCLTLSAGCFAAYDGAPGQASVTAVEVPVTEAMTRTQLKAVIAPSADEQTIRPDAKLLFVAGAGWTKKQADGASHVADAGELILGFLGRSKASLGSSKSLVDMGGDGEAVLPFLTHLHQVGQTGATPRHPKGLATCCHGEEPHVVGWRFVGERRAVNLDPSCGWAQGKADVLYVADAFAVMKKINELLG; this is encoded by the coding sequence ATGGATACCATTCTTTTTCTTGCCCATACCGAGGCTGACGGCAGCCTGTCCACCGCCTCCCTGGAAGCCCTGACCGCGGCCAGGACGCTGGCCGAGGGCCTGGGCGCGCCCTACGCGGTCGGGCTTTTCGGCGCCGATGTGGCCGCCGCCGCGAACACCGTGGCCGGCTGCGGCGCGACCGCCATCTACGGCGTGTCCGGCGAGGCGTTCGGCGTTTCCCGCTACGCCACCGACGTCGCCGCCATGGAGGCCCTGGCCAAGGCGGCCGCGGCCACCATCCTCGTGGCCACGGACGATTCCCGCGCCTCCCGGGCCGTGCCCGGTCTGGCCGCCCGCCTTTCCGGGCGCATCGACGCCCACGTCACCGGCCTGGCCGTCAAGGACGGGAAACCCGTGGCCACGCGCGGCTATTACCGCCAGCGCATGCAGGCGGAGCTGACTCGCGCCGTCCGGCCCTGGTGCCTGACGCTCTCGGCCGGCTGTTTCGCCGCCTACGACGGCGCGCCCGGTCAGGCGTCCGTGACGGCGGTCGAGGTCCCGGTCACCGAGGCCATGACCCGCACCCAGCTCAAGGCCGTCATCGCCCCCTCGGCCGACGAGCAGACCATCCGCCCCGACGCCAAGCTCCTTTTCGTGGCCGGCGCGGGCTGGACCAAGAAACAGGCCGACGGCGCGTCCCATGTGGCCGATGCCGGCGAACTGATCCTCGGGTTCCTGGGCCGGTCCAAGGCGTCGCTCGGCAGCAGCAAGTCCCTGGTGGATATGGGCGGCGACGGCGAGGCCGTGCTGCCGTTTCTCACCCACCTGCATCAGGTCGGACAGACCGGGGCCACGCCGCGCCACCCCAAGGGCCTGGCCACCTGCTGCCACGGCGAGGAGCCGCACGTGGTCGGCTGGCGGTTTGTCGGCGAACGCCGGGCCGTCAACCTCGACCCCTCCTGCGGCTGGGCCCAGGGCAAGGCCGACGTGCTCTACGTGGCCGATGCCTTCGCCGTCATGAAGAAGATCAATGAGTTGTTAGGATAG